A genomic window from Stigmatopora argus isolate UIUO_Sarg chromosome 13, RoL_Sarg_1.0, whole genome shotgun sequence includes:
- the fmnl2a gene encoding formin-like protein 2 isoform X3, producing the protein MGNAGSMDQHTDLRGHNMPLKLPMPDPGELEERFAIVLNSMNLPPDKARLLRQYDNEKKWELICDQERFQVKNPPHTYIQKLRSYLDPAVTRKKFRRRVQESTQVLRELEISLRTNHIGWVREFLNEENKGLDVLVEYLSFAQYAVTFDGDCVENSPESLLDKSKPWSRSIEDLHAGSTLSSPLSGNGITRAGRHSTLRCNTFPSRRTLKNSRLVSKKDDVHVCIMCLRAIMNYQYGFNMVMSHLNAVNEIALSLNNKNPRTKALVLELLAAVCLVRGGHEIILAAFDNFKEVCMEEQRFERLMEYFKNEDNNIDFMVACMQFINIVVHSVEDMNFRVHLQYDFTKLSLDEFLDKVKHTESDKLQVQIQAYLDNVFDVGALLEDAETKNAALERVEELEENMSHLTEKLLDAENEAMAKIVELEKQLMQTNKDLEGMKEAYKDSSGKLHSLRQILKEKDEAIQRQSHLEKKIHELEKQGTIRIHKKGNGDICILPPTPPAAVETSPGTTVGGNGVSGNGGVYNPAHAGGAVGVPAVPPPPPLPENGSLPNGPPVSTPAPPPPAPPPPPPPPPPLPAFASGMSVHLPPPPPPAAPPLPGCGTPTVIMNSGLAAVKIKKPIKTKFRMPVFNWVALKPNQINGTVFNEIDDERILEDLNVDEFEEMFKTKAQGQAVERTLSKQVIQKGPNRVTLLDSNRAKNLAITLRKVGKTAEEICKAIQLFDLRTLPVDFVECLMRFQPTENEVKTLRQFEKERKPLESLTDEDRFMMQFSKIERLMQKMTIMAFVGNFTESIQMLTPQLHSVIAASVSIKSSQKLKKILEIILALGNYMNSSKRGAVYGFKLQSLDLLLDTKSTDRKITLLHYIANVVKEKYTQVALFYNELHYVEKAASVSLDNVLLDVKELQRGMELTKREYSMHGHNTMLKDFITHNESKLKKLQDDAKIAQDAFDEAVKFYGESSKTTPPSVFFPVFVRFVKAYRQAEEDNEHRKRQQQLLMEKLLEQEALREEEQKSPSHKNKRQQQELIQELRKKQVKDSRHVYEGKDGAIEDIITDLRNQPYRRADAVRRSVRRRFDDQNLRPLNNGEVVV; encoded by the exons AACTCAATGAATCTCCCTCCAGACAAAGCTCGCCTGTTGCGGCAGTACGACAATGAGAAGAAGTGGGAGCTCATCTGCGATCAG GAACGGTTCCAAGTGAAAAACCCCCCTCACACATACATCCAGAAGCTGAGGAGTTATCTTGACCCGGCAGTCACAAGAAAG AAATTCCGAAGAAGAGTTCAGGAGTCCACTCAGGTGTTGAGAGAACTGGAAATTTCATTACGGACCAATCACATAGG CTGGGTGAGGGAGTTCCTTAATGAAGAAAACAAAGGCCTGGACGTTCTGGTGGAATATCTGTCTTTTGCACAGTACGCTGTCAC GTTCGATGGTGACTGTGTGGAAAATAGTCCAGAGTCCCTGCTGGATAAATCCAAACCTTGGAGTCGCTCCATTGAAGACCTGCACGCAGGGAGCACGCTGTCCTCTCCCCTCAGCGGGAACGGTATCACTCGGGCGGGTCGCCATTCCACTTTACG ATGTAACACGTTTCCCAGCCGAAGGACACTGAAGAATTCCAGGCTAGTCAGCAAGAAAGATGATGTCCACGTCTGCATCATGTGCCTGCGTGCCATCATGAACTATCAG TATGGCTTCAATATGGTCATGTCCCACCTAAATGCTGTGAATGAAATTGCACTAAGTCTCAACAATAAAAATCCAAG AACCAAAGCTCTAGTGTTGGAGCTCCTGGCGGCGGTTTGTCTGGTGAGAGGAGGCCACGAGATCATCCTAGCAGCGTTTGACAACTTCAAGGAG GTTTGTATGGAGGAGCAGCGCTTTGAAAGGCTGATGGAGTATTTCAAGAACGAAGACAACAACATTGATTTTATG GTGGCGTGCATGCAGTTCATTAACATCGTCGTGCACTCGGTGGAGGACATGAACTTCCGGGTTCACTTGCAGTACGACTTCACCAAGCTGTCTTTGGATGAATTCTTAGAC AAAGTCAAGCACACTGAAAGTGACAAGCTGCAGGTCCAGATCCAGGCCTACCTGGACAACGTGTTTGACGTCGGCGCTCTCCTGGAGGATGCGGAAACCAAAAACGCTGCTTTGGAGCGGGTGGAGGAGCTGGAAGAGAATATGTCACAT TTGACAGAGAAGCTGCTGGATGCAGAGAATGAAGCCATGGCAAAGATAGTGGAGCTAGAGAAGCAGCTCATGCAGACCAACAAGGACCTAGAAGGCATGAAG GAGGCCTACAAAGACAGCAGCGGGAAGCTCCACTCACTGCGGCAGATCTTGAAGGAGAAGGACGAGGCCATCCAGCGGCAAAGCCACCTGGAGAAGAAGATCCACGAGCTGGAGAAGCAGGGCACCATTAGGATCCACAAAAAGGGAAACGGGGACATCTGCATCCTTCCGCCGACACCACCCGCCGCCGTGGAAACGTCGCCGGGCACCACCGTGGGCGGAAATGGAGTCAGCGGAAACGGCGGCGTCTACAATCCCGCTCACGCGGGGGGCGCGGTCGGCGTTCCGGCGGTCCCGCCTCCTCCGCCGCTACCAGAAAACGGCTCAT TGCCAAACGGACCGCCAGTGAGCACTCCAGCCCCTCCACCGCCTGCCcctccgccgccaccgccacctccACCCCCGCTTCCAGCTTTTGCCTCAGGGATGTCAGTTCACCTGCCTCCCCCACCTCCTCCTGCCGCACCTCCGTTGCCCGGCTGCGGGACCCCCACTGTCATCATGAATTCAGGTTTAGCCG CCGTTAAGATCAAGAAACCCATCAAAACCAAGTTCCGCATGCCCGTCTTCAATTGGGTGGCCCTGAAACCCAACCAGATCAACGGAACCGTCTTCAATGAGATCGATGACGAGAGGATACTTGAG GACCTGAACGTGGATGAATTTGAGGAAATGTTCAAGACCAAAGCCCAGGGTCAAGCGGTGGAGCGAACTCTGAGCAAACAGGTCATCCAGAAAGGACCCAACAGGGTGACGCTGTTGGATTCCAACAGGGCCAAGAACTTGGCCATAACACTGAGAAAAGTGGGCAAGACAGCTGAGGAGATTTGCAAAGCCATCCAACT CTTCGACCTGCGCACCCTGCCGGTGGATTTCGTGGAGTGCCTCATGCGCTTCCAGCCCACCGAGAACGAGGTGAAGACCCTGCGGCAGTTCGAGAAGGAGCGCAAGCCGCTGGAGAGCCTGACGGACGAGGACCGCTTCATGATGCAGTTCAGCAAGATCGAGCGACTCATGCAGAAGATGACCATCATGGCCTTTGTCGGCAACTTCACGGAGAGCATACAAATGCTCACGCCG CAACTCCATTCGGTCATTGCGGCATCGGTTTCCATTAAGTCGTCCCAGAAGTTGAAAAAAATTCTAGAG ATTATTTTAGCACTCGGAAACTACATGAACAGCAGCAAAAGAGGAGCAGTATACGGATTCAAGCTGCAGAGTTTAGACTTG ctTCTGGACACCAAGTCGACTGACCGCAAGATAACACTATTACACTACATTGCTAATGTAGTGAAGGAGAAATACACACAAGTTGCTTTATTTTACAATGAGCTGCACTACGTAGAGAAAGCGGCATCGG TATCGTTAGACAACGTCCTGTTGGATGTGAAGGAGCTGCAACGAGGCATGGAACTGACCAAGAGGGAGTACAGCATGCACGGCCACAACACCATGCTCAAGGACTTCATCACACACAACGAGAGCAAGCTGAAGAAGCTGCAGGACGATGCCAAGATCGCGCAG GACGCCTTTGACGAGGCCGTGAAGTTCTACGGGGAGAGTTCAAAAACCACGCCGCCGTCGGTTTTCTTCCCCGTCTTCGTGCGATTTGTGAAGGCGTACAGG CAAGCCGAGGAGGACAACGAGCATAGAAAGCGTCAGCAGCAGCTTCTGATGGAAAAACTTTTAGAACAAGAGGCCCTGAGGGAGGAAGAACAAAAG TCTCCGTCTCATAAGAACAAAAGGCAACAGCAGGAGCTGATCCAGGAACTGCGGAAGAAGCAAGTAAAAGACAGTCGCCATGTATATGAGGGGAAAGATGGAGCCATTGAAGACATCATCACAG ATCTTCGGAATCAGCCTTACAGGCGAGCCGACGCCGTGCGGCGCAGCGTCCGGAGACGCTTCGACGACCAGAATTTGCGACCGCTCAACAACGGCGAGGTGGTCGTCTGA